The Engystomops pustulosus chromosome 1, aEngPut4.maternal, whole genome shotgun sequence genome has a window encoding:
- the PRADC1 gene encoding protease-associated domain-containing protein 1 yields MYSSGLILLCLPLLAGGLRIQDYLYFQVLSPGDIRYIFTATPAKDFGGAFSQRYDQIHLVPADPPEACGELNNGAFIQGQIALVERGGCSFLSKTRVIQELGGRAVIIADNASDNDSVYVEMIQDNSGRTADIPALFLLGKDGYMIQRSLEQHGLPWAVISIPVNVSSIPTFQLRQPPWTFW; encoded by the exons GTCTCCGGATCCAGGATTACTTGTACTTCCAGGTGCTGAGTCCGGGCGACATCCGCTACATCTTCACGGCGACCCCGGCCAAGGACTTTGGAGGGGCCTTT AGCCAGAGATACGACCAGATCCACCTGGTACCGGCCGACCCGCCCGAGGCCTGCGGAGAGCTGAACAATGGCGCCTTCATCCAGGGACAGATCGCACTGGTGGAGCGCGG GGGCTGCTCCTTCCTGTCTAAGACGCGGGTGATCCAGGAGCTCGGGGGCCGCGCAGTCATCATCGCTGACAACGCCTCCGACAACGACAGCGTCTACGTGGAGATGATCCAGGACAACTCGGGGCGCACGGCCGACATCCCCGCCCTCTTCCTGCTGGGGAAAGATGG GTACATGATCCAGCGCTCCCTGGAGCAGCACGGCCTCCCCTGGGCCGTCATCTCCATCCCGGTGAACGTCAGCAGCATCCCCACCTTCCAGCTGCGACAGCCGCCATGGACCTTCTGGTAG